From Verrucomicrobiota bacterium:
TTAACCAATACAGGCACTGTCATTATCAAATTCTTCTTAAACCTCTCCAAAACAGAACAAAAAGGAAGATTCCTCGACCGTCTGAATAAAGAGGAAAAACACTGGAAATTCTCAGCGGCCGACCTGCGTGAACGCGGTTTCTGGGACCAATACATGCAGGCCTATGAGGAAATGCTCAGTGCTACCAGCACGGAATGGGCCCCATGGTATGTGATTCCCGCTAATAAAAAGTGGTTCACCCGCTCAGCAGTCGCCGATATCGTTATTACCCATATCGAACGCCAGAAACTGGAATTCCCCAAAGTCTCCAAAGAACAACTCGAACAAATCAACGAGGCCCGGAAACAACTTGAGAATGAATAGCCCAGACTCCCGGAGGGAAAGTGAATGAATAAATCCCTCGTGAAATTCGGTGGGCTAGTGCTTTGGATTATCATCAGCTTTTTACCGTCATTAACTGCTGTTTTTGTCCGTCCGGATGCATGGTATGCCACAATCATTAAATCCCCACTCAATCCGCCCCCGTGGATATTTGCCCCAGTCTGGACGACCCTTTATCTGCTCATGGGTATCTCGGCTTGGCTCATCTGGATATCTGGTGACATCAAAAAAACTTGGGCACTGCTAACCCTTTTCCTTTTCCACCTCGTATTAAACGGACTTTGGAGTTATCTTTTTTTTGGCCTCCAGAGCCCCTCTTACGCCCTTGTAGATATTATCCTTCTTTTTACCACGATCCTCCTGATGATCATCCTTTTTATGCCGGTCCACCGTGTGGCCGCCATCCTCCTCTTCCCCTACCTCATCTGGGTCGGGTTCGCCTCTTACCTAAATTTCTATATCTGGCTGAAAAATTAGGGGATTTTCCATCGGCTCATTGGGCAAATTGCTGGGAGCACGCAGGCGTTTTTACGAGAGCAATTTGTTTTCGGGATGAAGGTGTTTGATCCTGTCTTTGATCTCTTGGCATAACCATTTTTGCTCGGAATCCGTGAGGGCACTGCCGAAACGGATCCTGCGTCCGCTGGCATTAATTTCTATTCCATAAACCGGCTGGTGATTTTGTGTATAAAAAGTCATCCTACCGACGAAACTCACCGATACTGTCGGGATGTCGTTGACTTTTTCCCATCCAAAAAGGTCTGTCTGGATGCGGACAGTTTGATGGCCGATGTAAAGCATCCGTTTCGACAAATTCTGCAGGAGTCCGGCATAAATCACCCCTAATCCGATGGTAGGAAAAAGGATCAGGATTCCATAAACAAAAAACGGAATATCCCCCCTTTGGGCTGCACCACCAAAGATAAACACAAAAACGAAGATAAATGAAAAAGCCGTCCACAGGATCCCAAACCCCGTAGAGGCGCCGAATTTCCCGGCCCGAGGGATCCGGTAAACCTGTTCGTCATCGGGCAAATCCTGGATCATGATTTTTGTCCCCTCAGGTTTGGCGACTGGACCGTCTGGAAGCTTTCTGAGATCTGATCGGGATTTTATCCATTCAAGTAAACCGGCCTGCAAACCGCACTGGGGACATTTCAAGACTGGGTGTGT
This genomic window contains:
- a CDS encoding TspO/MBR family protein → MNKSLVKFGGLVLWIIISFLPSLTAVFVRPDAWYATIIKSPLNPPPWIFAPVWTTLYLLMGISAWLIWISGDIKKTWALLTLFLFHLVLNGLWSYLFFGLQSPSYALVDIILLFTTILLMIILFMPVHRVAAILLFPYLIWVGFASYLNFYIWLKN